Genomic segment of Anguilla rostrata isolate EN2019 chromosome 13, ASM1855537v3, whole genome shotgun sequence:
GGATCCCCCCCAACATTTCTCAAAAGAGAGACATGGGCATACACCAGATTAGTTCAGTTGGGAAAGGAGGTCATTTTGATTGCACACTGGGGCCTACAGGCAATGTTCTGAGCCTTGGCCTGGGCTGTGTCACACAATTGGCTTTGCTATGCCGAGACAGTTGAAACCATCACATTCTCTGGCTTCAGAGAACAATTAGAAACCAATTGTTGCCAAAGCAAATGGCAAACCGTCAGATTTAACTATTCGAAAcaagttctaaaaaaaaaaaagctcagcattattgtaatatattttcaaaagaaaggtttaaaatgtgttatcatattaaaatggattaaaacagTTTTAGTTCAATATATTTTAGGATCTCACTGCACTCATCATCCAATATGGCAGGCAGAGGCAAATTGTCCGGCCTGCAATCTAATTGACTAATGTGGAGACAGACTTCCCCTTTTCCACTTTTTACTCACCCCATCCCAAAATGAAGTACCAAGACAGCTGCTGTTCCTCTGCAAACACGGCAACGATGATGAGCGTGTGCAAGTAGATTCCCTCGCACAGCATCCAGAAATAGTTGGAGCCCAAAGCGTAGGAGTTCAGGAAGGAGAGCACCTTGCAGCCTATCTGCCTCGGGACAGAGCGCAAAGCACAGTCTCCCTCAGACCGGCGTCCGCCACAGCGCACTGCccagctgcattgtgggaatgagCAGGCAGCGCACTCACCGGGTTGCTGGCTATCAGCGGCTGGTTGTTGGCCACTACGGAGAGGGATACGACCGTGCAGACGGAGTTGAGGATGAAGGAGAAGAACATGTTCTTGTGTAGAGAGATTCTCTGACAGCTGAGGCTCCTGTGCAAAATTCAGAAACGCCAGAGGGGATCACAAAATGTTTCGCAAATACCAGGCTGTGTAAAAGGGCTGAAGTTATCAAAAAAGTGACAATGGCATCACCAGTGCTGTGTGAGGGCCACCAGAAAATGTAATCTTTCAATGATGAGACATATCTGAGGAACCTGGCTCCAGACTGAGACACAGATAGGGGGGCCTCAGGACTCACTTGAAGTAGAAGAAGATGCAGAGGGAGATGAGCAGGGAAGCCACTGACAAGCCGTGGCCCACGATGGCCAGGTAGTACAAGCTGTACGCCGCCTGGGGAAACGAAGCATACTCGAGAACACACCTCAGGGTGCAGTCACAAGCACGGGTCACAGAGCGAACTCAGGAGGACAGCTCAGAGTGTAGTCAGGAACACAGTCAGGAGCACAGCTCGAACCTCAGTCAGGAGCACAGCTCGAACCTCAGTCAGGAACACAGCTCGAACCTCAGTCAGGAGCACAGCTCGAACCTCAGACAGGAGCACAGCTCGAACTTCAGTCAGGAGCACAGCTCGAACCTCAGACAGGAGCACAGCTCGAACCTCAGTCAGGAGCACACCTCGAACTTCAGTCAGGAGCACAGCTCGAACCTCAGTCAGGAGCACGGTTCGAACCTCAGTCACGAGCACGGTTCGAACCTCAGTCACGAGCACGGCTCGAACCTCAGTCACAAGCACAGTCAGGAACACAGCTCGAACCTCAGTCAGGAGCACAGCTCGAACCTCAGTCAGGAGCACAGCTCACAGCAGGAACTACACCCTGGCATTAGTCaattaaataaactgtttttctCGGGGAGCTATTAGCTTTACTTCAGAATGACCCAACTGCAGTGTTAGATTTGGAATATCCTATTGCCATTTGAGTCTCCAAAATGAAGTAGGTTAGTAAATGATTAATTGTACCTGGAGCTTCTCCTTGGTGTGGGCGGTGCACTGGGTATAGTTGGACCAAATGCGGTTGCTCTCAGGGTGATGGAACCACCGACCATCCGCACCGCATACTTTGGTCACCTTCTCTGGAACAGGTGAAGACAACATGAACCAATGAGCAGCGAGAACCTGAACGTGCATCTTTCCCAGTGCTTCCCAGACATGGCCAGTCTACAGAGAAGGGTGTGATGGTGTGACGGTAATGGCATCACTGAGAGGTTCAGCTCTCTCTCGACGACCTGGTCGGCATTCTCACCAGAAGGGTCGAAATCCTGGAAGTACACCGGGCAGTGCTGCACCGCCGTCCCAGGAGAGGAGTCCTCCCAGCACAGCCAGCCGTCCCATGTACGGTTGCAGAAGGGACCTGCCGAAGGGGACCTTTTCACGTCATGCAAAACTTTGCGTGGTCCCAATGTCAGAACCCTCAGGAAACAACAGAGGAACTGAAAACACCCAGCATTCTGAGCCGGTGGAGCCGCAGTGTAAAGATACATTGACGCTAGCACTGGCATAAGTGCCTGATCGTACTGATTTTCAATGGATGTAGCACATAACTCTATGGTAACTACCTTACTGAAGCAGGCAACAGTGGTAACTGGTTCACATTAACACAATGTCTCTTACATATGGCTTCAGTGCACTCATACACAAATGCTATACCCATAGAACTCCATACACTAATCTGTGCAGTTCTACTGCAGGTCTTGGTATTGCCAAATATACACAACATTGGTCAGTTTGAATAAGACCCAGAATAGCTTAATGTAAGACGCAACACTGTGAATCTGAGCCCAAAGCAGAAGTTCTCCGTTTAGAAGAGCATGGGAAGTCTTTAGGAATTTGTCTCTCATTTGATATTTTCTCTGAAaagttttcagttgtttttttctcttgtgcTTGTGAGATCTCACCTCAGCCGATCTCACCATAACCTTAGAAGCATCTTTTGACAGTTTTCATGAGACAAACACAGCTCTTCCAGACAGAACCAAAGAAATTCACTGAGGATGatctgactttttaaaaaaatgttttacatttattttagcttacatttttcataattcctGTTTAAACCACAACAGTTTTGCGAATGTCTGGCTCACCTTCACTGAGATTAGGGGGGTCGCTGATGATTTTCAGGTAGCACTCAAACTGCGCCAGCATGATCTGCTGACGAGACACCGCCAGGTCATGCGAAGCGGCAGCGGTGGGCACAAGGACCGCCGGCTGGGCCTCGTGCAAAGTCGTTGCACGTGTGGGACTCTGCGATTGCAGAGAGCGATAGAACTTCAGTGTGACGTCATTTCGAACGTTGCTGTCTGATGTGTGCATTATCAAAGACGCCTCGTAGCCTCACCTCAGCAaccagcggcagcagcagtgcCACCCAGCACAGCTGTGTCCTCCTCATGGTGCCAccgtgtgagggggggggggggggcaccagagAGCAGCTTTTTTACTGGAAGTGGGGTGGGACCAGAGAAAGCTGAATCAATGAACAAAAGTAATAGAGCCATTAAACGATTTTTGGATGCAGCTGGAGTGGGAAAATCTTGATGACTGCGTTCATCGGAACGCTTTGGGAGGTCGTGGGAAGAGGCATCAACCTGAGAGTCTGATAAAATATGGAGTGCCACTGCAGGAGTCTCCCCgatcttcccctctctcctctaccTGCTTTCAGCCAGTCCGCTGTGAATATAACTTCACTGAAATAGGAGAAATGAACTAATTTCACCATGTGACACTCGTTACCAGACCGCTGTAGACAAACAGAACCTTCCTCCGCCCCTCATtcgaaggcaaaaaaaaaaaggtttgcaaCACACTTATTCGATTATTTTCTCCATTTGACCTAGTAATTGTCTAGAATTCAGTCCAACAAGAGTAGAAGTTTCTGGTACTGTGGTGCTACCAATAGCAACTCCAGTGAGGATGTGTATGCCCAGTAGGTTCTCATGCACGAAGGGCTGCGGCAAAGGCAGCAAACAGTAGACAAACAGA
This window contains:
- the LOC135237863 gene encoding calcitonin gene-related peptide type 1 receptor-like, coding for MRRTQLCWVALLLPLVAESPTRATTLHEAQPAVLVPTAAASHDLAVSRQQIMLAQFECYLKIISDPPNLSEGPFCNRTWDGWLCWEDSSPGTAVQHCPVYFQDFDPSEKVTKVCGADGRWFHHPESNRIWSNYTQCTAHTKEKLQAAYSLYYLAIVGHGLSVASLLISLCIFFYFKSLSCQRISLHKNMFFSFILNSVCTVVSLSVVANNQPLIASNPIGCKVLSFLNSYALGSNYFWMLCEGIYLHTLIIVAVFAEEQQLSWYFILGWVFPLVPATTHALARWLFYNDNCWISSETHLLYIVHGPIYAALLVNLFFLLNIVRVLITKLRVTHCTQSNTYMKAVRATLILVPLLGVQFVLFPWTPEGRLPKAVYEFVMHIFTHYQGLLVATIFCFCNGEVQTVLKRQWTQLSVQCMGQLVTVGSRSQYYSSTSSTEMSRTSTSRPLVPPTPEPQKVVPSHPTIHST